One Gloeobacter morelensis MG652769 DNA window includes the following coding sequences:
- a CDS encoding hemerythrin domain-containing protein — protein MVPIIADDKRLAIAVKLADIKALQELLITIEQRLVTLCDDPDIRKRLGDMLADDQKNLTIIDNTIIQYGVKGEPRDTVVEMAGKLNDLMQSSKLSLYDKFSQLELLKHQAAMAGILVHKAAQLVGADIDAAIAPLNTVNFENRAHQEQLKGILEVLGTRELTGKEADQGLWARVQDSLAALSGVFGSVLSHGEGGADMKVTDIVRMDHQKVNMLFGQIQGTNDPAKKLEFFNQLYGDLSAHAEAEDQTWYADLKRFDDSIDKAEFAYKDQDELVVLLEQVKTSGIDSAEFDSRLSQLQQKVTSHVNYEEAELFAKLRQHFRDEQLREMGKQFQMAKSRYQDIQQQQMTGRL, from the coding sequence ATGGTACCTATCATTGCCGACGACAAACGCCTGGCGATTGCCGTCAAACTGGCCGACATCAAGGCCCTTCAGGAGTTACTGATCACCATCGAGCAGCGCTTGGTCACCCTGTGCGACGACCCGGACATCCGCAAGCGCTTGGGGGATATGCTCGCAGACGACCAGAAAAATCTCACCATCATCGACAACACGATCATCCAGTACGGCGTCAAGGGCGAACCGCGCGACACCGTCGTCGAGATGGCCGGCAAGCTGAACGATCTGATGCAAAGCAGCAAGCTGAGCCTCTACGACAAGTTCAGCCAACTCGAACTGCTCAAGCACCAGGCGGCGATGGCCGGCATCCTGGTCCACAAGGCGGCCCAGCTGGTCGGTGCGGACATCGATGCGGCCATCGCCCCGCTCAATACGGTCAACTTCGAGAACCGCGCCCACCAGGAGCAGCTCAAAGGCATCCTGGAGGTGCTCGGCACGCGCGAACTGACCGGCAAAGAAGCCGATCAGGGGCTATGGGCACGGGTGCAAGATTCGCTGGCGGCCCTTTCCGGCGTCTTCGGCTCGGTCCTCTCCCACGGCGAGGGCGGTGCGGACATGAAAGTGACCGACATCGTGCGCATGGACCACCAGAAGGTCAACATGCTATTTGGCCAGATCCAGGGCACGAACGACCCGGCCAAGAAGCTGGAATTTTTTAACCAGCTCTACGGCGATCTGAGCGCCCATGCCGAGGCTGAAGACCAGACCTGGTACGCCGATCTCAAGCGCTTCGACGACAGCATTGACAAGGCCGAGTTTGCCTACAAAGACCAAGACGAACTGGTGGTCCTGTTGGAACAGGTCAAAACCAGCGGCATCGATTCTGCCGAATTTGACTCGCGTTTGTCCCAGTTGCAGCAGAAGGTGACCAGCCACGTCAACTACGAGGAGGCTGAGCTTTTTGCCAAGCTACGCCAGCACTTTAGGGACGAGCAACTGCGCGAGATGGGCAAGCAGTTCCAGATGGCCAAGAGCCGTTACCAGGACATCCAGCAGCAGCAAATGACGGGCCGTTTGTAA
- the hslO gene encoding Hsp33 family molecular chaperone HslO, producing MADQLVRATAAEGRIRAVGVLSTRLTEEARGRHKLSYVATAALGRTMAAGLLIASNLKQTEARVNLRVQGDGPLGGILVDAGADGTVRGYVKNPQVELPPSPKGKLDVGRAVGANGFLYVVKDLGYGYPFSGTTELVTGEIGDDVTHYLVTSEQVASALMLGVFVGADGVDAAGGLLLQVMPSADGQEDEELAATLERRLATVEGFTPLVRSGKRIPQILEELLGDMGLEVFPEVQLVRFHCHCSPQRVLGALKMMGEAELLDMIEKDGGAEATCHFCNQIYQVQASELETLVEQLRSEREVSSQE from the coding sequence ATGGCGGATCAACTGGTACGGGCGACGGCGGCAGAGGGCAGGATCCGGGCCGTGGGCGTGCTCTCGACGCGCCTGACGGAGGAAGCGCGCGGCCGGCACAAGCTCTCGTATGTAGCGACGGCGGCTTTGGGGCGGACGATGGCCGCCGGTTTGCTGATTGCCTCCAACCTCAAGCAAACCGAGGCGCGGGTGAACCTGCGCGTCCAGGGAGATGGCCCCTTAGGCGGTATTCTGGTGGACGCCGGGGCCGACGGCACCGTGCGCGGCTACGTCAAAAATCCCCAGGTGGAACTGCCCCCCTCCCCCAAGGGCAAGCTCGACGTCGGCCGGGCGGTGGGAGCGAACGGTTTTCTGTACGTGGTCAAAGATCTAGGGTACGGCTACCCGTTTTCGGGCACGACCGAACTGGTAACGGGCGAAATCGGCGACGATGTCACCCATTACCTGGTCACCTCCGAGCAGGTGGCCTCAGCCCTGATGCTCGGGGTGTTTGTGGGCGCCGACGGGGTGGACGCGGCAGGCGGGCTGTTGTTGCAGGTGATGCCCAGTGCCGACGGCCAAGAGGACGAGGAACTGGCCGCGACGCTTGAGCGGCGGCTTGCCACTGTAGAAGGTTTTACGCCCCTGGTTCGCTCAGGCAAGCGTATCCCCCAGATTCTCGAAGAACTGCTGGGGGATATGGGTCTTGAAGTTTTCCCGGAGGTGCAACTTGTGCGCTTCCACTGCCACTGCTCACCGCAGAGGGTCCTCGGGGCACTCAAAATGATGGGTGAAGCCGAACTGCTGGACATGATCGAAAAAGACGGCGGGGCTGAGGCCACCTGCCACTTCTGCAACCAGATCTACCAGGTTCAAGCAAGCGAGCTTGAGACCCTAGTCGAGCAACTGCGCTCCGAGCGTGAGGTCAGTTCGCAAGAATAA
- a CDS encoding ABC transporter ATP-binding protein, which translates to MPLLVVENLTKRFGGLVAVNNVSFSVESAEILSVIGPNGAGKTTLFNTLTGIYQASEGNASLAGRPITGLKPHQIAEVGLARTFQNIRLFGSMTALENVMIGRHSRTRSGFWSALLPGKAGVEEEQQIAERAYAELAFVGLTARASQSADRLPYGDQRRLEVARALATDPQMVLLDEPAAGMNPRETGALVGLIRKIQSRGVTVVLIEHDMNLVMSLSDRIVVMNFGQKIADGKPAQVRSDPQVIAAYLGGTV; encoded by the coding sequence ATGCCTCTGCTTGTCGTCGAGAACCTCACCAAGCGCTTCGGCGGTTTGGTGGCCGTCAACAACGTCTCTTTCAGTGTCGAGTCTGCCGAAATTTTGAGTGTGATCGGACCGAACGGCGCGGGCAAGACGACACTCTTCAACACGCTCACGGGCATCTACCAGGCGAGTGAGGGCAATGCAAGCCTCGCAGGCAGGCCGATCACCGGTCTCAAACCCCACCAGATTGCCGAGGTCGGTCTGGCGCGTACATTTCAAAACATCCGCCTTTTTGGCAGCATGACGGCGCTCGAAAATGTGATGATTGGTCGTCACAGCCGCACCCGCAGTGGCTTCTGGTCCGCCCTCCTCCCTGGCAAAGCAGGAGTCGAAGAAGAGCAGCAAATTGCCGAGCGCGCCTACGCAGAACTTGCCTTCGTGGGTCTTACCGCCCGCGCCTCCCAGAGCGCCGATCGCCTGCCCTACGGCGATCAGCGCCGTCTGGAGGTGGCCCGTGCCCTCGCTACCGATCCGCAGATGGTGCTGCTGGACGAACCCGCCGCCGGTATGAACCCCCGCGAGACCGGTGCGCTGGTGGGCCTTATCCGCAAAATTCAGAGCCGCGGTGTCACGGTGGTACTCATCGAACACGATATGAACTTGGTGATGAGCCTGTCCGACCGCATCGTCGTCATGAACTTCGGCCAGAAAATTGCCGACGGCAAGCCCGCCCAGGTGCGCTCGGATCCGCAGGTGATCGCCGCCTACCTGGGCGGCACGGTTTGA
- the petE gene encoding plastocyanin has protein sequence MKKAPISLAVALVVLLSACGGGETTTTTTTTEKTTPAPTEPSATAPAEPTASAPAEPAVPAPGEGLVVKMGSDTGQLVFVPAKLTVKPGDKIVWLMNKAGPHNAVFDANVPDPAAAKAMALTKLLSKPGDKLEVTVPANAKPGDYAFNCTPHKSAGMVGVLTVQK, from the coding sequence ATGAAAAAAGCCCCCATATCCCTCGCGGTTGCTCTGGTGGTATTGTTGAGCGCCTGTGGCGGCGGTGAGACGACCACCACGACCACGACCACCGAAAAAACCACCCCCGCTCCCACCGAGCCCAGTGCCACCGCTCCGGCAGAACCCACCGCCTCGGCCCCTGCTGAGCCCGCCGTCCCTGCCCCCGGCGAGGGTCTTGTCGTCAAGATGGGTTCAGATACCGGTCAACTGGTTTTCGTGCCGGCAAAGCTCACCGTCAAGCCCGGCGACAAAATTGTCTGGCTGATGAACAAAGCCGGTCCCCACAACGCCGTTTTTGATGCAAACGTCCCCGACCCGGCTGCCGCCAAGGCGATGGCGCTCACCAAGCTGCTCAGCAAGCCCGGCGACAAACTCGAAGTGACCGTACCGGCAAACGCCAAACCCGGCGACTACGCCTTCAACTGCACCCCCCACAAGTCGGCGGGTATGGTCGGGGTCCTGACCGTCCAGAAGTAG
- the gshA gene encoding glutamate--cysteine ligase, which produces MVLLTKGFEVEMYTGTAAGDVVGLSHRIVRDLPGFMLEPDQRNVEYATEPLTGYDDLLCALVHPRCQLRRYLKTLGDYTLIPGSALALEHDTARFLRSDPDNPYHARIEAQHGTRVVTSSIHINFGIAEAEDIIKACRLLRLEAPVVLALSASSPFFNGEVSGAHSTRWLRFPRTPEQVPLFLSHAHYIDWVEEQLQLGTMFNVRHLWSSVRPNGADRPYRINRAELRIADLIASPPVLLGITALVETRLLALLAGEIPDPLAGAFTPAELVEMADRNERAAAADGLDARLIDWQTGRESSVREWTERWLVQAAPVAAERGFERYLPAVESVLAYGSEADRWLAAYRAGVSIRTILQQAARRLEAEEAELRARLCVGAPLPC; this is translated from the coding sequence ATGGTCCTACTGACTAAAGGCTTCGAAGTCGAGATGTATACCGGTACCGCTGCCGGGGATGTTGTCGGTTTGTCGCACCGCATCGTGCGGGACCTGCCCGGGTTCATGCTCGAACCCGACCAGCGCAATGTCGAGTATGCCACCGAGCCGCTCACCGGCTACGACGATTTGCTCTGTGCGCTGGTGCACCCGCGCTGCCAGCTGCGGCGCTATCTCAAGACGCTGGGGGACTATACGCTTATCCCGGGCAGCGCCCTGGCTCTGGAGCACGATACAGCCCGCTTTTTGCGTTCCGACCCCGACAATCCCTACCATGCCCGCATCGAGGCGCAGCACGGCACCCGGGTGGTCACTTCGAGCATCCATATCAACTTCGGCATCGCCGAGGCTGAGGACATCATCAAAGCTTGTCGGCTGTTGCGGCTCGAAGCGCCGGTGGTGCTCGCCTTGAGTGCTTCTTCGCCCTTTTTTAATGGAGAGGTGAGCGGGGCGCACTCGACGCGCTGGCTGCGCTTTCCGCGCACCCCCGAGCAGGTGCCGCTGTTTTTGAGCCACGCCCACTACATCGACTGGGTGGAGGAGCAGCTGCAGTTGGGAACAATGTTTAACGTCCGGCATCTGTGGAGTTCGGTGCGCCCCAACGGTGCGGATCGGCCCTACCGCATCAACCGCGCCGAGCTGCGCATCGCCGATCTGATCGCCTCGCCGCCGGTGCTGTTGGGGATTACGGCCCTGGTGGAGACGCGGCTGTTGGCGCTGCTTGCAGGCGAAATCCCCGACCCGCTCGCCGGTGCGTTTACCCCCGCAGAACTGGTCGAGATGGCCGATCGCAACGAGCGGGCGGCGGCGGCCGACGGCCTCGATGCGCGCCTGATCGATTGGCAGACCGGCCGCGAGTCGAGCGTGCGCGAGTGGACCGAGCGCTGGCTGGTGCAGGCGGCACCGGTGGCTGCCGAGCGTGGCTTCGAGCGCTACTTGCCGGCGGTCGAATCGGTGCTTGCCTACGGCAGCGAGGCGGACCGCTGGCTGGCCGCCTACCGCGCCGGGGTCTCGATACGGACGATCTTGCAGCAGGCCGCCCGCAGACTCGAAGCCGAGGAAGCCGAATTGCGCGCGCGGCTTTGCGTCGGTGCTCCTTTGCCCTGCTAG
- a CDS encoding response regulator transcription factor, whose product MKPYQILIVEDNHQLRALLNWQLEQDGYQPHAVGTLKDGRDWLSGHRPDLVVLDLQLPDGDGIDFCRWLRQQVESYILILSCRGTEGEKVVGLRAGADDYLVKPFGMQEFRARIEALARRLRQRSMQFGPLTIDPVQRRVLLDGHIIDLTPQEFSLLYVVAKSPGVPFTREELLKLAWPEQVDNPRTVDTHVLTLRKKVESDPRHPRFLQTVRGIGYMFLLEEPGSQARSPLKF is encoded by the coding sequence GTGAAGCCATATCAAATTCTCATCGTTGAAGACAACCACCAGCTGCGCGCGCTGCTCAACTGGCAACTGGAGCAGGACGGCTATCAGCCCCACGCCGTGGGCACCCTCAAGGACGGACGCGACTGGCTGAGCGGCCACCGGCCGGATCTGGTGGTGCTCGATTTGCAGTTGCCCGACGGTGACGGCATCGACTTTTGCCGCTGGCTGCGCCAGCAGGTCGAATCGTATATTTTGATTTTGTCCTGCCGGGGCACCGAGGGCGAAAAGGTCGTGGGCCTCAGGGCAGGGGCGGATGACTATCTGGTCAAACCCTTCGGTATGCAAGAATTTCGGGCGCGCATCGAGGCCTTGGCCCGGCGGCTCAGGCAGCGCTCGATGCAGTTCGGGCCGCTGACGATCGACCCGGTGCAGCGCCGGGTGCTGCTCGACGGCCACATCATCGATCTGACCCCGCAAGAATTCAGTCTGCTCTACGTGGTAGCGAAAAGCCCAGGGGTGCCCTTCACCCGTGAGGAACTGCTCAAACTCGCCTGGCCCGAGCAGGTGGACAACCCCCGTACCGTCGATACCCACGTCCTCACGCTGCGCAAAAAAGTTGAATCGGACCCGCGCCACCCGCGCTTTTTGCAGACCGTGCGCGGCATCGGTTATATGTTCCTCCTTGAGGAGCCTGGTTCCCAGGCGCGCTCACCCCTAAAATTTTGA
- a CDS encoding histidine kinase dimerization/phospho-acceptor domain-containing protein translates to MPEDAIKPVPLRDLRHDIGEPLTAIRLYAEVLRTETQMDSGLRQQLLEAIEGQAILLQQRLEEILGEAISNSHR, encoded by the coding sequence ATGCCCGAAGATGCGATAAAACCTGTCCCGCTGCGGGATTTGCGCCACGACATCGGCGAGCCGCTGACGGCGATTCGTCTGTACGCCGAGGTGCTGCGCACGGAGACGCAGATGGACAGCGGCCTGCGCCAGCAGTTGCTGGAGGCAATTGAAGGTCAGGCCATCCTGCTGCAGCAGCGCTTAGAGGAGATCCTCGGTGAAGCCATATCAAATTCTCATCGTTGA
- a CDS encoding response regulator, whose protein sequence is MAKVLVIEDVPISRNLLRRVLHLAGHQVLEAEDGPGGLAAALAGEPDLILMDLSLPLLDGWSVLSRLREQGIGVPVVALTAHALVGDRERVLAAGFDGYMSKPIDVRTFHRDLESYLTCPKMR, encoded by the coding sequence ATGGCGAAAGTTCTGGTCATTGAGGATGTACCGATTAGCCGCAATCTGCTGCGCCGCGTGCTGCACCTCGCGGGCCATCAGGTGCTGGAGGCCGAGGACGGTCCCGGGGGATTGGCCGCTGCCCTGGCGGGCGAGCCGGATTTGATTTTGATGGATTTGTCTTTGCCGCTTTTGGACGGCTGGTCGGTGTTGTCCCGTCTGCGCGAACAGGGGATCGGCGTGCCGGTGGTGGCCTTGACGGCCCACGCCCTGGTGGGGGATCGCGAGCGGGTGCTCGCGGCGGGCTTCGACGGCTACATGAGCAAACCGATCGATGTGAGAACCTTCCACCGAGATCTAGAGAGCTACCTGACATGCCCGAAGATGCGATAA
- the hrcA gene encoding heat-inducible transcriptional repressor HrcA has product MSSFSFESSARLPLNPRFKQILHATVKSYIDTAEPVGSKMLTQQYNFGLSSATIRNAMAVLESWGLLFQPHTSAGRIPSDSGYRVYVDELISPPTELIQQMRAALAENLGERQDLESLLQGATRLLATLSGCVALITAPQSVFVSVRHLQIVHIGEGRALVIVVTDALQTRSFLLDLPQPEMAEQLETLNNFLNLQLQNRRVDDLNAAAVEAMGGEFHWYTDFLRGLIALLQRVLQPPTGQLYVSGVGEILKQPEFSEPERIQAIVQLLEVERERLGPLISPTQRHSRQIVVRIGAENPLGPMQFCSLVSSTYYLNEVPVGSVGVLGPTRLPYDRAIASVQAASDHLCQVMQAEDEPHRW; this is encoded by the coding sequence GTGAGCAGTTTTTCGTTCGAATCCTCCGCAAGATTGCCCTTGAACCCCCGCTTCAAGCAGATCCTGCACGCGACGGTCAAAAGCTACATCGATACTGCCGAGCCGGTCGGCTCGAAGATGCTCACCCAGCAATACAACTTCGGCCTCAGCTCGGCCACCATCCGCAATGCCATGGCGGTGCTCGAGAGCTGGGGATTGTTGTTCCAGCCCCATACCAGCGCCGGTCGCATCCCGTCGGATTCGGGTTACCGGGTTTACGTCGACGAGTTAATTTCGCCGCCAACCGAACTCATCCAGCAGATGCGCGCCGCCCTCGCCGAGAACCTGGGGGAGCGACAGGACTTAGAGAGCCTTCTGCAGGGGGCGACCCGGCTGCTGGCTACCCTCAGCGGCTGTGTAGCGCTGATTACTGCTCCCCAGAGTGTCTTTGTGAGTGTTCGCCATCTACAGATCGTGCACATCGGCGAGGGGCGGGCGCTGGTGATCGTGGTCACCGATGCGCTGCAGACGCGCTCGTTTTTGCTCGATCTGCCCCAGCCGGAGATGGCCGAGCAGCTTGAGACGCTCAACAACTTTCTCAACCTCCAGCTGCAGAATCGGCGGGTGGACGATCTGAATGCGGCGGCCGTGGAGGCGATGGGTGGTGAGTTTCACTGGTACACCGACTTTTTGCGCGGTCTAATCGCGCTGTTGCAGCGGGTTCTGCAGCCGCCCACAGGCCAGCTTTACGTGAGCGGCGTGGGCGAAATCCTCAAGCAGCCCGAATTTTCTGAACCAGAGCGCATCCAGGCCATCGTGCAACTGCTCGAAGTCGAGCGCGAACGGCTCGGGCCACTCATCTCCCCGACCCAGCGCCACAGCCGGCAGATCGTCGTGCGCATCGGTGCTGAAAACCCGTTGGGACCGATGCAGTTCTGCTCGCTGGTCAGTAGCACCTACTACCTCAACGAGGTGCCGGTGGGTTCGGTGGGCGTGCTCGGCCCTACCCGGCTCCCTTACGACCGGGCTATCGCTTCGGTACAGGCCGCAAGCGACCACCTCTGCCAGGTGATGCAGGCTGAGGACGAACCGCACCGCTGGTAA
- the pgi gene encoding glucose-6-phosphate isomerase, with the protein MTSTFAPTPLTQRAAWQALAAHYEQIREIHLRELFAEDPTRGERFALEAEGFYLDYSKNRLTDETLRLLSALAEESDLRGRIEAMFSGEKINTTEKRSVLHTALRAPRGATVIEDGENVVPEVHAVLDRMAEFADRVRSGEWRGYTGRRIRTVVNIGIGGSYLGPDMAYDALKHYSARDLKVRFVANVDGSNFAEVTHDLEPDETLFIVCSKTFTTLETMTNAHSARRWCLAALGDEQAIAKHFVAVSTNAAEVEKFGIDTAHMFGFWDWVGGRYSMDSAIGLSTMIAVGPEHFRALLDGFHAMDEHFRTAPFERNLPVLMALIGLWYNNFFGAQTVAVLPYDYYLGKLPAYLQQLDMESNGKHVDIDGQQVTYQTGPIIWGQPGTDGQHSFYQLIHQGTKLIPCDFIGFCQTLNPIAPHHDQLMANFFAQTEALAFGKTEAEVRAEGVADWLVPHRVFEGNRPTNTLLAERLTPGVLGKLIALYEHKVFTQGVIWNLDSFDQWGVELGKVLAQRIIPELESTGETALTHDSSTNALIRRYRRAKRQS; encoded by the coding sequence ATGACCTCGACATTCGCACCCACACCGCTCACCCAGCGCGCGGCCTGGCAGGCGCTTGCGGCCCATTACGAGCAAATCCGCGAGATCCATCTGCGCGAGCTTTTTGCTGAAGATCCTACCCGCGGCGAGCGGTTTGCCCTCGAAGCGGAAGGCTTCTACCTCGATTACTCCAAAAATCGGCTCACCGACGAGACGTTGCGCCTGCTGTCGGCCTTGGCGGAGGAATCGGACCTGCGCGGCCGCATTGAGGCGATGTTCTCAGGCGAGAAGATCAACACCACCGAGAAGCGCTCCGTGCTGCACACTGCCTTGCGCGCACCCCGGGGAGCCACGGTAATCGAGGACGGCGAGAATGTTGTGCCCGAGGTGCATGCCGTTCTCGACCGGATGGCCGAATTTGCCGACCGGGTGCGCAGCGGCGAGTGGAGAGGCTACACCGGCAGGCGCATCCGCACCGTCGTCAACATCGGTATCGGCGGCTCCTACCTCGGACCGGACATGGCCTACGACGCGCTCAAGCACTACAGCGCCCGCGACTTGAAAGTGCGCTTCGTGGCCAACGTCGATGGTTCCAACTTTGCCGAGGTGACCCACGACCTTGAACCCGACGAGACGTTGTTTATCGTCTGCTCCAAGACCTTTACGACCCTGGAGACGATGACCAACGCCCACAGCGCCCGGCGGTGGTGCCTCGCGGCTTTGGGAGACGAACAGGCGATCGCCAAGCACTTCGTGGCCGTCTCCACCAACGCGGCCGAAGTCGAAAAGTTCGGCATCGATACCGCCCATATGTTCGGTTTTTGGGACTGGGTGGGTGGGCGCTACTCGATGGATTCAGCCATCGGCCTTTCGACGATGATCGCGGTGGGGCCGGAGCATTTCCGCGCCCTGCTCGACGGTTTCCACGCCATGGACGAGCACTTTCGCACCGCCCCTTTTGAGCGCAACCTGCCGGTGCTGATGGCCTTGATTGGCCTGTGGTACAACAACTTTTTTGGCGCCCAAACCGTCGCGGTGCTGCCCTACGACTACTACCTGGGCAAGCTGCCCGCCTACTTGCAGCAACTCGACATGGAGAGCAACGGCAAACACGTCGATATCGACGGCCAGCAAGTCACCTACCAGACTGGTCCCATCATCTGGGGCCAGCCGGGCACCGACGGGCAGCACTCGTTCTACCAGCTCATCCACCAGGGCACCAAGCTCATCCCCTGCGACTTTATCGGCTTTTGCCAAACCCTCAATCCGATTGCTCCCCACCACGATCAGCTGATGGCCAACTTCTTCGCCCAAACCGAGGCGCTCGCCTTCGGCAAGACCGAAGCCGAGGTGCGCGCCGAGGGGGTGGCCGACTGGCTGGTGCCCCACCGGGTCTTCGAGGGCAACCGGCCCACCAACACGCTGCTGGCTGAGCGGCTCACCCCGGGGGTGTTGGGCAAACTGATCGCCCTTTATGAGCACAAAGTCTTCACCCAGGGCGTCATCTGGAACCTCGATTCGTTCGATCAATGGGGAGTGGAGCTGGGTAAGGTGCTCGCTCAGCGAATCATTCCCGAGCTGGAAAGCACCGGGGAAACCGCACTCACCCACGACAGCTCCACCAACGCCCTGATCCGGCGCTACCGCCGAGCGAAGCGGCAGAGTTAA
- a CDS encoding protein phosphatase 2A regulatory B subunit B56 family protein — MPNEPEDPDGRDALEQFLHPRSRYYGAFSPERLLFDANLQEFAQRVGYICALETGGNLSAEEAYEQIRLLWKRLKRTKKLLEPPPAQNPPQGT; from the coding sequence ATGCCAAACGAGCCGGAGGATCCCGACGGGCGCGACGCCCTCGAACAGTTTTTGCACCCGCGCAGTCGCTACTACGGTGCATTTAGCCCCGAAAGGTTGCTCTTTGACGCCAATTTGCAGGAATTTGCCCAACGGGTGGGTTATATCTGCGCACTGGAGACCGGGGGCAACTTGAGCGCCGAGGAAGCCTACGAACAGATCCGCCTGCTCTGGAAGCGGCTTAAGCGCACCAAGAAATTGCTGGAGCCGCCGCCTGCGCAGAACCCACCGCAGGGTACTTAG
- a CDS encoding CopG family transcriptional regulator: MGPKVRKQIYIEPYQEKLLKELAQQSGTSEAELIRQAIERHLRGFASTRPSLDAWEREKAFIAEIQKRVPLPGGRDWNRADLHER; this comes from the coding sequence ATGGGTCCTAAAGTGCGTAAACAGATTTACATCGAGCCTTATCAAGAAAAGCTTCTTAAGGAACTGGCGCAGCAAAGCGGCACCAGCGAGGCCGAACTCATTCGACAAGCCATCGAGCGGCATCTGCGGGGCTTTGCTTCCACGCGTCCTAGCCTTGATGCTTGGGAAAGGGAAAAAGCGTTCATTGCCGAAATTCAAAAGCGAGTTCCCCTACCTGGAGGTCGCGATTGGAATCGCGCAGACCTCCATGAACGGTAA
- a CDS encoding potassium channel family protein has product MSADFWRVWRLYLLQLALLSAGVIVVFALLYQSFDALGWGAVHNRAGERERHFLDLLYFSTGTFFRIGYGDQVPVGWARLLVGLEAFCNFLLGLAFIAQLAPAAWQHLAQINLRNQLEGFTRSRD; this is encoded by the coding sequence ATGTCTGCCGATTTTTGGAGAGTATGGCGGCTCTATCTGCTGCAACTGGCGCTTTTGAGCGCCGGGGTGATTGTGGTTTTTGCACTGCTCTATCAGAGCTTCGACGCGCTGGGGTGGGGAGCGGTGCACAACCGCGCGGGGGAGCGCGAGCGACATTTTCTCGACTTGCTCTACTTCAGTACTGGCACATTCTTTCGCATCGGCTACGGCGATCAGGTGCCCGTGGGTTGGGCGCGGCTGCTGGTGGGCCTTGAGGCGTTTTGCAATTTTCTGTTGGGCCTGGCTTTTATCGCCCAACTGGCCCCAGCCGCCTGGCAGCACCTGGCCCAGATCAACCTGCGCAACCAACTGGAAGGTTTCACGCGCAGCCGCGATTGA
- a CDS encoding Hfq-related RNA-binding protein yields MPTLDLAVPSTRYLQQLIRDQSPVSIVTCAGDSFNGVLRWQDGECLCLRATEGELLLWRSGLAFIRPLPAT; encoded by the coding sequence ATGCCCACCCTCGACCTCGCCGTTCCGAGTACCCGTTATTTACAACAGCTCATCCGCGACCAGTCGCCCGTCTCGATTGTCACCTGCGCCGGAGATTCCTTTAATGGCGTCCTGCGCTGGCAGGACGGCGAGTGCCTCTGCCTGCGGGCCACCGAAGGCGAGCTGCTTCTCTGGCGCTCGGGGCTGGCGTTTATCCGCCCGCTGCCGGCAACCTGA